A genomic segment from Archocentrus centrarchus isolate MPI-CPG fArcCen1 unplaced genomic scaffold, fArcCen1 scaffold_24_ctg1_1, whole genome shotgun sequence encodes:
- the LOC115775840 gene encoding uncharacterized protein LOC115775840 — translation MVLDENRSSSVLTEFPRFRDVRGLIDQDFILEFGEDVATRFLERWPTVFKHKVIQQSKTLPTSTDLEEVIYCAEGASSEEELDETLTSGWDSDLASIILLFHLIPPSCQGYKRRGKVSPSQDEEHHVVFQKSGTSVQEHADAMNSTTQPYPLAVGTKRSTIHEFFIVLDKQVVPCKSTSSLGAFDEIFHFVFGTVYNQMLHNMYVLELGELKEGESLPNHSISDTV, via the exons ATGGTCCTGGACGAAAACAGATCATCCAGCGTCTTGACTGAATTTCCTCGCTTCAGAGATGTCAGAGGCTTG ATTGATCAAGACTTCATTCTGGAATTTGGAGAAGATGTAGCTACCAGGTTTTTGGAGAG GTGGCCGACTGTTTTCAAGCATAAAGTGATCCAGCAGAGCAAGACTCTCCCTACCTCAACCGACCTTGAAGAAGTGATCTACTGTGCTGAAGGAGCTTCAAGTGAGGAGGAACTGGATGAGACCCTTACCTCTG GCTGGGACAGTGATCTTGCTTCCATCATTCTCCTGTTCCACCTGATTCCTCCTTCCTGTCAGGGTTACAAAAGACGTGGGAAGGTTTCTCCATCCCAGGATGAGGAGCACCATGTGGTCTTCCAGAAG AGTGGAACAAGTGTCCAGGAACATGCTGATGCCATGAACTCCACTACGCAGCCCTACCCACTTGCTGTTGGGACAAAGAGGAGCACCATTCATGAGTTCTTCATTGTTCTGGACAAGCAGGTCGTACCATGCAAGTCAACCAGCTCCCTTGGAGCTTTTGATGAAATTTTTCACTTCGTATTTGGAACTGTTTATAATCAAATGCTCCACAACATGTACGTCTTGGAACTTGGAGAGTTAAAGGAAG